ACATGATGTTGCAGGCTTGTTGTACACTGCAGTAGCTTAGAAGTTGTAGTTGTCATTCTATTTCACAGCAGAAAGACCATATTTATTTTGTATCATCCATCAGTGTCACTTTATCATAAAACGGTATGTTTTTTGCTGCTATAAATTTTACATGATGGACTACCATTACCAGTTATTTGCAGCAAATGTTTTTGTAGATATTTTTTGCTAAAACGTTGTGCAGTACAAATATTAAGAGTTTAATCTGTTTCAtcaaccatgtgccttttacttccGTCTGTCTGTTCACAGACAGGCCTGATTTgtgaaaatgtagaaaaagtgaagcgctgtgaatactttccagatgggcgacacagtggattagtggttagcactggtgcctcacagcaagcaggttGTGGGATCggttcccgccctttctgtgtgggtttcctcctacaatcacaaacatgcttatttaggatctgtttctttctctctgcCCCAGAACAGGTCagtgtctacatctggagatCAGACGCCGGACTGTGTCTGCCCActactcctagtggttggattgtgtctaagtgtaattaggatgggttaaatgcagaggacaaatttccttgaatgtatgtgtatatgtacaatTACAATAaaagctctattctattctatgcaCTGTAGTTATTCCATTGGCCTTTTCCATTTACCCAAGTCCATGACGCTGAGGCATCTGTGTTATGGAATGTGTCACATGGCTCAAAGGTCATAGCTGGTGCTCCTTCACAATACAAGTGCTACACCTCATCTGCATCTGCCTACATGTGTTCCtttgacgtacagtcatgacagcAGTACCTCTGGATCCTATGAAGTAAAAACACCCAAGTGATAATTGTGATCTCCCCTCAGAATGTTCCACATTGCACCAATTTGAATataattttcaacattttttttcttggatttcacaaaaaaaccaaaaaaaaaccccttccCTGAAACTGCtgtcatacactgaaaaaagtgcacTTCAAAGTTCTTATTTACACTgacctaatggaaaattgtggtttccagtttaaatctgctggaatcactttacaaaatcataaatatacattgggagaaactaaaaaaattagctgtaacaaattacatcaatttttttaaagttaatccaaagtagcattttttttttcagtgtatcgcCACAATATTAACTCTGTTCTTTgttgctgtttgtgtgtgtgtgtgtgtgcgtgcacacacacacagagtacagAGAGTACTGTCCATACGTTTAGCCAGATGCTTTGATGACTCCACCTGTCTCAGTAAAATTATCTTGTTGCTTTGACCGAAGGTACGTCAATGTAAGTGTCAAGGTTTCTACAACAAAAAGTCAACCCTTACGGTTGACAAAAGGCAACTTAATACAACAAGAAGACTTAACTGAGTCAACAAATCTTTTTTACATAGCAGCAAATATCTGAAAAAACAGTCAGACACATAATGGATTAagtataaatatttaaaatacttTATACAGCATAGAAATCTCTTGACACGCAAAGAAAATCATCCATTACAAAATCTTACAAAAGACCCCAGAGTGTAAAACAATCTCAGtatcaaccaggaaaaaaaaaaagtacaaagacGTAATTCTAAACGTTGACATTACACTTGGACTCGATGAAACGTTGCATGCATCTTTTCAGTTTCGTAGGAAGAGATCGGAACAGTGGTCAGCCTCGTGTGCGCATGTAAACTTTTTGTGGCTTCGCGTGGGGAACGCAGGTACTCAGACATTTTCGAAAGCGTCCTCGTACAGCGTGGCGTTAAGTGACGGGAACACTGGAGTCATCCTGTTATTTACAAGCACAAATTTTTCACATTACTCTGAAAACTTTCTTGGCAAACACTCGGGATTTCAGTTAACACTTAAAAGACTATTGCACCAACTACAGCATTAAGACAAAAGGAATTAATTCACTTTCATGGATGTTacatcatttttctttttcttcttcccacCTCCATACTGTCAGCCTTTGGCGAGGTTGATCAGTTTCATAAGGCtttaaatctattttttttttttcatcttttcttttttacaaaaaAGTACAAGCAGGCAGGCTGCCGTGAGATCCTCATAACTAAGACTACTGTTACAATTTGCTTCCCAGCGGGTCGTAAACATGAAACATTCACCTATAAAAAGTTACAGCTGTGAGTCAGTGTTGAGTGACAGAATGCCTGTGCTCTGGGAACATACAAACTTCTGCTTCATTCTAATGGCACTAGTGCTCAAAAACTGCAACAACCTGTGGCGAAAACCACGCCGCGTGAGTAGCGGCCGCTCGCACGTTAACATATGAATAATGCAGTGAGGTAAGagatggttaacactgttgctatGATAGGTTTTGGTTTTCAAGAATAGTGCACTGAGCTCCTTTGTCCAGACAGCTTTGAGGTTATGGTGCCAGCTGGCTGGAAGTTAGCGAGTATCGTATCGTACAGAGTTTCACAGATACAAAAACACGAACACGTTTAGTCAGGGTTAGGGTTACAGTTGGGGCCTGTTAGCTGGTATGAAATCAGTCTGTGACTCAATTAGTCACCAGTTACAATAATATTACGTAAGAGTTTATCCCTTAACGCGGGTTATAATACAGTGTGCGTGTATGTACACGTTGGCAAGGCTCATATTACGTGATGTCCCACGTCCGCTCTGAATCTGGGACACGGCGAGGTTTAGGAATCCGTTTCCAATTTCATCTTCTCAGTGTCACCACCTCTTATTACACAATGTGAGCAGTAACAAGAGATAAAGTAGTTTGTACGCTTACTCAAACCCCttgcttgttttatttttctgttcttCAAAGTGGCTCAGTCGCAATAAAGGGTCAGTTTACAGTTCTAAAGGCCGCTCTGGAAGACCACTTCAACTTACAAAAACTGTTGAAAAGGGCCTTGAGTTCAGTCTGACTTCTTATATTTTTTTTTCCGGTTGTGTTGTAAACCTCAGCAGAGGGTCTTCAGTGCGCCCGAAGCGCAGAGTAGAGTCTGCATAGGGTAAGGAGGCGGGGACACCACTTCTTCAACAACCTGCTCTGGTCGGAATGTGAATGGCTGCAGCTGGACCTTCTTTTTTAGGAGCTGTCCAATTCCCATGGAGGGGAACTTGCTGCGGTGTGTTGGGCTGTCGGGATCGCTGCTACCCCCGGTAGAAGGGGGGCTGAATGCTGAGGTGGGGTTGAGCGGGCTAAATGCAGACTTTGGAGGGCTGAAAGCTGAGCCTCCGGAGGGGCTTCCTACTGTGCTGGGGGGACTGCCGCTAGTGTCAGAACCGCACCAGTCTGACGAGATGCTCTTCTTTGGTTGGGGGTTGACAATGAGGACGGGGGGGCTGGGGATTGTGGCCTTTTTTAAGTAAGAAGAGTCAGGTTGGAAGGCAGAGACGTGGCGCGGAGGTGACAAAGTCCCGTTGGTCAACTTGTACCAAGGTGCAGGAGGAGTGTCTTCAATTTGCTCAGCTTTGGAGAGGGAACCAAATGAGTGCATGCCAATCGGCGACGGCGCTGGTGGGGCAGGGATGTTGTGTTCTGGGCTTGTATTGACCTGGGGCAGCGTACCCAGGCGTCTCCGTTGCTGTGGTGTGTTGGGAAATAGAGGATGAATTTCTAGATATTCCATGGAGGAAGATGCGACAGTGCCAGGGGGAGCCAGAGGTGAGTTACGGTGGCCACCGGTTATGGCACGCAGTAGACCTGAGTGGTAAACAAGAAGCAATGTATCACTCCTCAAACACTCTAAACTGTcagacctgtttgttccacaaaagcaGACAGAAGTAAGAACACCTTGTTACTGTAAGTATAATTATTACCTTTACAAAATGACAGAAGAGGGCGGGGTTAAAGTATTGTGACATCCCCCATCTGTTTGTTTGacatgaacaaaataactcagtgagttttgaataaactttgtgatggACAGGGAAGAACTTCAATGAAGATTGTGATCTCTTCTCTGGTCAGACCAGATCACCAACCCAAAACTTTTTGAATTCCTTCTCTGTCAGTTGGAGGTAACATTGGCTGACCATTTTTCTGACTTATGAcaaggaggttatattttcaAGTATGTCCATTTGCCAGTTTGTTTGCTTGTGAGTCAgattacacaaaaataaataaacttattTTAATAAACAGTGAAGTGTTGAcacatgggcaaaaaaaaaaacccaatcagGATTGGGGAGCAGACACCAGGAATTCTCCCCCACTTTTAGTAACATTTTGAGATAGAGTGTTATCAGATATTTTGATTAATTTGTACAAAATTAACACAATTTCAAAATGAATCAGATCCACAAGTGTACTTTAGTCTAGATCCAGATTATGATCCAGATCTAGAAAAATGTATTTTAGGACAAGGATGGGCCACTAGATTTAAATAAGGATGGACATGAATGTGGAATCGGCCTTAAGGTAAATCAAAGGTGATCTTGGCAGAGAAATGCACTTTACCACGTACCCTTCCAGTTACCAATGCAGAGGGACTTCTACCAATCCTTCCATTCGTCTTTGTCATTTTTATGTATATGTTAATCCCACATTCCCATGGTGTCGCAAGAGGCCATCTGTACCAATATCAATGCTCAGCTAAAATCATAGTTTGAATCCACCGAGGTTTCAGTTACCGGCCAACCTGTAGTCCCACCACAGCTGTAGATGCCTCTTCTAGCTTTAATACTGATGTAACCAATGTATTTAACACAAACTGTAAAGACATATTGTTCATAGACATCGGAAAACTTTTTGTCCTACACTTTGCTTTGTGAAGATCAGCCCGTATATATGCTGGCTTTGAAATTGCGTATTTATCACCTGTCAAACCACCAGTCAACACTGATCTGACAAACTCAGATCACCTCAAAAGAGTGCACAGTGCCAAATGGATTAAACTGTGATTTTGAATagcttggaagaaaaaaaataaaataataataataatatatttattGTTCAACTTAGATTTAAATTACATAAACACACTAAACTGAAatcattttgtattttaaataaattcagATGGATGACTGTACATATGAAATAGATCATTACTGCACAACAGGGCTACaattaatgattattttcataactGATCAATTACTTTCTTGATGAACTGATTTGTTGTTTGGTCATTAAATGTCAGATGATGTTGAAAAATACTGATAAATGTTTTTCAGAGCTCAAGATGATGCTcttaaaatgtcttgttttgtccacaacccagaaTTAAACAGTTTACTGCCAGACAGTAAAATAAACCATAATCTGTTCACATTTATAAAGCTGAAATCAGAGCATTTTGACTCAAAATGGTGACCGTATTTTATTGGAGTGCAAGTCATACCGGATTATAAATTGCACCTTTTATGTAAAATTTAGTTTTTAACATATTGTTTCTCTGGGTGGCGAGTTTAACGGACAGGAACTCAGTGTGGCACATGTGCACTCCACAGCATGTGCTGTGACTTaaaataaggacttttaaattctgaaAATAAGCAAGATGCACAAATAACCATGTCAGGGACAACATACTGAATATTATTTGAAGAAGATGAACAGACTGTTGACCCACAGCGTTGGAAAGACTACAATAATAAAGTGActccatttgttttttttaaatcagctctttaatttagcttttttgtgcactgttgtactGTACTATTACCATTAGACTTTCTTTTGTATGTAAGTTGcattggagtataagttgcaggacctcccaaagtagtaaataaaacaacttatactccagaaaatacaggaattgattatcaaaatagttgattaattaaaaaaattgattaataATCAGTTAATCCTTGTAACTCTTCTGTATAAGTATTTGCCTACCAAATGTACAATACCGTTTTAATTTTTACAGGTCTGTTTTACCGTGGGGGTTTGGGTATGGTCTGATTTCTCACCTGTCCTGTGCTTCTTCTCCTTGCTGGGTCCTTTACTAACAGCCAGGTAGACAGGTGTCTGTTTTGGGGGGATGGTGAGTTTGTCGACGTGCTTCCTCCACTGAGTCTGGAAGTATTCGTTTTTCACCTTGTCTCCTTTCTTTTTCTCTTGGATCTGCATTTCCTGAAACAGTCACAGTAAACTTTAGGACTTTTGTCTCTGAGTGTAATCCTGAATTTCTGGAAGAGGTTAGCTTTTCCCCTTCACATACAAAGAATATTTGGATCTTCTCACCCTGTACTCTTTGGAGAGTCTCTTCATCTTCTTGTTAAGGAGGAAGTAGACGGCCAGAGTGTGGCAGGCGCGGTTGGTGAGGACGGCGCTCAGCACCTCGCTGTGTTTGTAGCCCATTTTCTCCGTCATGTGCAGCAACACTGTGTGGTTTATTTCCTCAATGTGGATCCTACATGCAAAAATGAAATACAAGAAGAGAACGTTAACAATTCTCAATACTTGTTTCCTTTATATGAAAATACATgtaggtccacaagtatttgcacagtgattttttaaattttttattttatttacttttgtttCCATGCGCCACCACAGTGGCATTAAAATGAAACAACAAAGATGTTCCTCTTGTGTTGACTTTTAGGAGATTAACAAAAAATATCACAGTAACCCTTTTGGGAATCATAGCCACTTACATACACAGCCCCACCATTTTTACCACCCATAACTAATTGGGCAAGCTAAATGTAAGCGTGACCATACGAGGAGACTAGCGAGGGAGGccaacaagacacccatgacaattcTGGAGGGATTATAGgtttctgtggttgtgactggagaaaatGTGCATAATGAAACATTTGTCTATGGCATCTGCAGTTATGCAACCTCATGGCGAAGTGAAACAGGATTTTCTCAAAACAACACATGAAATTTCTGCTACAATTTGAAAAATGGCACACAGAAGGCTCGAGCCTAGATTGGATTTATTTTCTTATGTGAAAATCCTTCATTGCTCCACTCTATTGTGAAGCTGTGTGACTGTTGGtgcaacagataaaagttgcatgatgcagtttctccaatcccAGACACAGAAGCCTCTCACTCTTGTCAAAGTATCTTGGTGGATTCCCTCACTCACCTTCTTCTTGCGTACTTTCTCAGTTTCTGATTAACTGCTTAATCcaggcagatttaccacacagtaccatactgtttggacTTCTTAATGACTAACATCAAACATATTCTGAATGGACAAATGTGTCCAAAATTTTGAGTGGTACTGTCATGACAATGACAGGAAATGACAATTCctgaatggttaatgtgatatttttcttaaatgccttgaattaaagctaaaagtcaacATTAAAGCATTGTTTCCTTTCGATGAAGGTTTTAAAAGAGGCAAAGTTACAAAGatggtgtcactgtccaactatTCATGCTCTTGATCACAAAGGAATGAAAGACACATATGTGGCTTTGGTGCATACGCTACCTGTTAAGATACGGTGCCCCTGTGTTCTTATTGGCCAGCTGCAGCCAGGAGTCGGCCATCACCTGGTGGATATTGGGACGCTTGTTGGGATCTGGCTCAAGAAGCTTCTTCAGAAGGCAGATGGCAGCTGAGATGCACAAAGGAAGGAATATTTATTCTTAGCCACAAGCAGTCAGCTCAGTTACTACAgacttttttgttattttaagAGCAAAAATGGGATCATGCAAGAAATGTTATCTCCTCAGTATCCTGGCAATCATGTTCCTGGAATACGTGACAGTGAATGAATCTGATAGCAGATCACCTTGGCTCAAATTTAACACTCATCCTTCTTATCCTAACATTCATTTGTGAATTGCATAACAGATAAAATGACATGAGCTTGATTAGTAGTCACCTACACAACTAGGTTAAGTCGGTCCTTATTGCGTATTAAGATGTGACGTTGTTGTGACCCACCGTGTGTTATTACTTAGTGAAACCAGCTCTCCCTTTGTTTTCCCCACGTAGACCAACACAACAAAATCTCTTCTCTTTGCATTGTGTTGTATTTGCatgcatttattttaaatatgtccataaaTACTACTTACAGTGTATACTGATTAAAATTAAAGGAATTCATGGTATTCACATTGCATTaataaaaagataatttcttCAGTATAATCCTAACCAACATTTCGCTCAGAAGAAAACTGCTGTTTGTTAACTGTTGTATTGCACAGGCAGCAGTTCTCTTCTTTCACATTAAAAGCTGGATAAACTCTGTTAGTGATGATGCTGGTTCGTCTCAGTGTCTGTCTaactgaggtaaatctgccctacgattggattttggaaaaccatgtgacggtgaaccaattccgattggacactcacattgcgcacatcatcacacagcttatatgaggagtacaaagatggccgatggctggcttgaaagtcctcagagttaacttttcagcaaaaaaaaaaaaaaaaaagtatctatctcatattattcaaaagttatttataatttagtaaaggttggtcttagccgtcgtatatgacagtgtcggccccagagggttaaataagtTAGCAAGATATTTTAAGACTACATAATCAAATTTGGCAGGAACACCGAGAGCCTATGGGTGAGAAGAAATGATTTGATGTTGCTTAGGATCAGGTCATTTTTGAAATCAGTGTTGTCCCACAGGAACCGTTCAGTGCTgaatttagtatttttttttcttttttcttttttttacgtcaGGCACCTTAATTTATTCTTTCGATATGCAAATAGAACTGCTAATTTCGGTGCTAATATAAGCTAACATTGTTTGTATAACAGTATCTGTCAGGTGTTTAGCATGCTAACTGACTTGCTAACTGttacttctacaacccctggcaataattatggaatcaccggcctcggaggatgttcattcagttgtttaattttgtagaaaaaaagcagatcacacatgacacaaaactaaagtcatttcaaatggaaactttctggctttaagaaacactataagaaatcaggaaaaaaaaattgtggcagtcagtaacggttactttttttagaccaagcagagggaaaaaaaaaaaatatggactcactcaattctgaggaataaattatggaatcaccctgtaagttttcatccccaaaactaacacctgcatcaaatcagatctgctcgttagtctgcatctataaaggagtgatcacaccttggagagctgttgcaccaagtggactgacatgaatcatggctccaacacgagagatgtcaattgaaacaaagtagaggattatcaaactcttaaaagagggtaaatcatcacgcaattttgcaaaagatgttggttgttcacagtcagctgtgtctaaactctggaccaaatacaaacaacatgggaaggttgttaaaggcaaacatactggtagaccaaggaagacatcaaagcaccaagacagaaaacttaaagcaatatgtctcaaaaatcgaaaatgcacaacaaaacaaatgaggaacgaatgggaggaaactggagtcaacgtctgtgaccgaactgtaagaaaccgcctaaaggaaatgggatttacatacagaaaagctaaacgaaagccatcatcaacacctaaacagaaaaaaacaaggttacaatgggctaaggaaaagcaatcgtggactgtggatgactggatgaaagtcatattcagtgatgaatctcgaatctgcattgggcaaggtgatgatgctggaacttttgtttggtgccgttccaatgagatttataaagatgactgcctgaagagaacatgtaaatttccacagtcattgatgatatggggctgcatgtcaggtaaaggcactggggagatggctgtcattacatcatcaataaatgcacaagtttatgttgatattttggacacttttcttatcccatcaattgaaaggatgtttggggatgatgaaatcatttttcaagatgataatgcatcttgccatagagcaaaaactgtgaaaacattcctagcaaaaagacacatagggtcaatgtcatggcctgcaaatagtccggatcttaatccaattgaaaatctttggtggaagttgaagaaaatggtccatgacaaagctccaacctgcaaagctgatctggcaacagcaatcagagaaagttggagccagattgatgagtactgtttgtcactcattaagtccatgcctcagagactgcaagctgttataaaagccagatgtggtgcaacaaaatactagtgatgagtTGGAGCGTTcttctgtttttcatgattccataatttattcctcagaattgagtgattccatatttttttcctctgcttggtctaaaaaagtaaccgttactgactgccacaaatttttttcctgatttcttatagtgtttcttaaagccagaaagttgccatttgaaatgactttagttttgtgtcatgtctgtgatctgcttttttctacaaaattaaacaactgaatgaacatcctccaaggccggtgattccataattattgccaggggttgtagttcaggtTAACGTGCTAATTAAGTTAGCGCACCTTCACGGTTATACTGTGTTTACTGTGTTTATTGCTGTTACCAGGACAGACCGAGGCAATCAGACATATTGTGAACGGACGGTGCAGGCAGGCTAACGCATAAAACAAACTAAGTAGCAAATCTATGAAAGACGAAGCTGTACGGAAACTGGAGTGTGGCTCATCATTAAAGCCACATCGACTGTCCTGTGCATAACTTTACAAGGTATGATTAGTTTCTGTTACTTTATGCTGAAATGATGTATATGTAAATTCTTGTGAGAATGCTACTAGAGGAGTGATTTTGAATAAGaaacattgtttgttttttttcccctcaccaaAATGGGTGCCACattcactgcaatttattgtctggaacagCCCCAGATTCCAACTCAGAGCTTcgagaattcaagaattttctgGGGGGGTTGGAAAATTCTCCATGTCCCCagacacaccccccccccagtaaatctgggtttcagcttttttgtttttcaccattttcaccTTTGTAGGATTAATCAGTGGTcaaaaataatgataatgatgatgataataataataataataataaaaagagtgagactCTGTAGCTGTTAAACGGCTACGGAGTGTTGCTTTCCATAGCCGCCAatcaattcaccctattgaggtttcaaatactgcaaaatctcagagaggtgtatattatattattatatatacacaatatatataCTAAAAGTAagcccatttggctgctc
This genomic window from Thalassophryne amazonica chromosome 9, fThaAma1.1, whole genome shotgun sequence contains:
- the hunk gene encoding hormonally up-regulated neu tumor-associated kinase homolog A, with amino-acid sequence MPVADSDMVVDNSHRVHEDKNPSGAGNESVLSASLCSPAADILKNFYHTKRVGNYLIGRKLGEGSFAKVREGLHALTGEKVAVKVIDKRKAKKDSYVTKNLRREGHIQQMIRHPNITQLLDILETENSYYLVMELCPGGNLMNRIYDKKRLDERETQKYIRQLVLAVEHLHRAGVVHRDLKIENLLLDEQDNIKLIDFGLSNCAGILGYSDPFSTQCGSPAYAAPELLSRKKYGPKVDVWSIGVNMYAMLTGTLPFTVEPFSLRALHQKMVDKEMNPLPPSLSTAAICLLKKLLEPDPNKRPNIHQVMADSWLQLANKNTGAPYLNRIHIEEINHTVLLHMTEKMGYKHSEVLSAVLTNRACHTLAVYFLLNKKMKRLSKEYREMQIQEKKKGDKVKNEYFQTQWRKHVDKLTIPPKQTPVYLAVSKGPSKEKKHRTGLLRAITGGHRNSPLAPPGTVASSSMEYLEIHPLFPNTPQQRRRLGTLPQVNTSPEHNIPAPPAPSPIGMHSFGSLSKAEQIEDTPPAPWYKLTNGTLSPPRHVSAFQPDSSYLKKATIPSPPVLIVNPQPKKSISSDWCGSDTSGSPPSTVGSPSGGSAFSPPKSAFSPLNPTSAFSPPSTGGSSDPDSPTHRSKFPSMGIGQLLKKKVQLQPFTFRPEQVVEEVVSPPPYPMQTLLCASGALKTLC